The region GTACCATATACATGCGGTCTAAGGGCCGCACATTTTCCAAAGGTCATTACCAATTCCATTGTTCATGAATTTAAGGCATTTTGCCAAAGAACATAATAACTGTGCACATACAAATAATGCATACATTGAAATGAAACATCAAAAACACCACTAAATCAGATACTTCACTTTTAACTACATATCCAAAATAGTGTTCAATTCGAAATAAGTCAGACGTGAGgttgtgacattttttatttgctgtCTGTGACACACCCAGAATGTATCCGCAACCCACTTTTGTGTcctgacccaccagttgagatcCGCTGGTCTAATCGACTCTAACCCATTTGAACTAATACGCTATACGCCTTGTTCTATGCTAAATATTTTAGGGATGCAGTGATTGATCAGACACCAATCAATATCTGCTGATTTTCATGAAAAACGCCTGACTATTCTTGCAGCTTTGTTTATATGCTTTGCCTATTGCTGTCATTGCCTATGTACTTTGTATTGGgggcagctagctagctagctagcgttaTCTGCCTAGCTTCTGGTCTTTGGGCTCTGAATGGGAGTTTATACCACAGCGGCATTTTGCTTTTAAACCAAACTCGcaatgcagttagtttggagctcattTTGCCCCACAGGGAAGTCCACAATATTACGTATTTCAAGTATGACTGAACAAATTTACTACCTTCTTGTCATGATACAGTGTTGTGTTGTCAAAACACTAATTGCGTGtttaacacataaacacagtgtGTCCAGCCTTGTGACGGTGATGCTATCACAGGGGTCTCCTGTCTCACAGGCTGACTTTGAGTATAGCTCACAAAGGctcaaagaatatttgcttgaagttttagtctttttttttttaattataacgGTTGAATTGAAATTTTATATCATGACAAATGAGCAGAAACTAATAGGCAAAGAAAAGACCATGGCACTGTTTGAGTGGAGATGTGCTTGGTAAATAAAGTAGTGTACAattgaaatgttgccagtcatacataaaacacaaatcgTTGATATCTCTAATAGTGATGAAGGCTTATTCAATTTATTCTTAGGACAGATTTCTACTTAATAAAgatgtgtatttgtattattttattctgttaatGTTATCTTGAGCATGTATTCATATGACTCCAACACACGCatcaacatgtttgtgtttagtacagaaatattttcacacaaataaaaggccaaaaaaagacaatttgcccaaatgtatattttgtaataacTACCTATTTGCCAGCCGCCCTTGGAATTGTCTAATGGTCCCCCTGACCGATACCACACATCATATTGTATTGGCTGATCTAACTCATTGATCATTGGTAttggaatcggcagcataaaaccctgacgGTGTAAATAGATTTCTCTGTGATTATCTGAAAAATAGTATATTACATAGAAATACTCTCTGAATGTACACAGACTGTAAAATGTATAGGCCTACTATTCTTATACACTAACATTTACAGTTTTACTATaaatgctgcacacacacacacacacacacagcctcctTTTCAACCTGCACtactaaaattgcaatttttcagaTGATTTTCAGAAATTCAAAAGATGGGAACATGCAAAACAAATATGTCACCATAAAATATAGAGCAATTTTTTGTTGCAAGAATGGAATCATTTTCCTGCCATAAATTGCCAACCTAAATCTAAATCTGCATATATGTATGCAGAGTCAAATATGTGGTAAGGAAATGttaattgaaaaacaaaataatccgTGCAACGTTCAGTAATCCACCCCAATGGATCAATAATTCATTGAATGTGTTCGTGATTAGCGGCCCCCCAACTGATTGAAGTGACATCACTAGAACACACCTGACTGATGCTTATTTCTTTCACTAACAGCctgcatgtcagcatttaaagAAATAGACACGCCTTTAGTGACCTTTGGGTTGATTTAAATTTGAATTATATTTGACCAATGAAAACGTAATGAATAGAGAAAAGAGCTTTTGTGTGGATGCTTAGATATGCTCATAAATgcgaaaatacataaaaatattattgtaaaaaaaatgctattacAGATTAGTCAACGGAACATATTTGCCtgctataatattacaagtatggcatattttaaaaataaaattagggaTATTGATTGCAGGCTTCCTGGGCAAACAGGCCTTTTTGGGCACtacaaaacatttccaaaaagtCACACGTAAGTAGGCCAGGCTGCTCATGCTgtacacatgtatttattttttacatacacAACATTGCATGAAAGCGAGAGCAGAGAAAAGACGTGAGCCCGATTCTCTCTGCCAATCGATCAGACTGCAGATGGATCGATATGCCACCAGGGCTATTGATCAAAGCTCGCTGCCTCTATTGCCGGGCCgctttcaaatgcaaatgtaccTAAATAATAATCTATCCCAACACACTAATTCCTTAACAAACTGCAGGGAAACGCTCTACAAACAGTACAGCATTCAATGCCAAAGCGATTCGCTCGTACCCCCTCCgccccatttttttctttttctttctttaaaataaacaagtaaataAATACGTGAATTGTCCCGCAGACCCGAAGCGACCTGCTTTAACGGTCGAGTGCCTTTCAAAGATTTAACAGGACGAACATGTAACCATTCCAAAGACTCAGACGGACATTGATTCAAATCCTGCAAATTTTGAAAGTTTGCAACAAGAAAATAAGTCGCGATAGAGCAGAAAACAAACCCAATCAATTCATGGAATTACATAAAATCGTGTTTACTACTTTTCTATATAATAGCATAGTAGGACATAATCTAACTTATACGCAAAAAAGTccgtgtgagtgagtgtgtgtgtgtgtgtgtgtgtgtgtgttgtgctcgGAGGCCTGATCAATGGCACATTACTAAACACTCCCTACTTAACTTTTGCCAATAGTCAAATTCAAGTAAATATACTTTAGAATACATTAGGCTTGATGCATCAGTCACGGAGTCTTTCAGGAAGTCATGAAAAGATTAGTGTGTCCACAAGGAGTGATTTCTTCAAGGGGAAATATAAACATAGGCTTGGGAGAGTGTGGATCGGCTGTAAGTGTGGAGATAAAAGCTGggggaaataaataatttgtaaattcattcataatgTGATATtactaatacaaataatgatagaaatatatctatattgctatgcaaataatgtaaataatatgaaTGCATTGAAATGTTTAGAGACCACGGATGCATCATTTGATGAAGGTCAAAGACaaaattcttattattaatcactgttttatattttaaaagaatGCATATTAATTTACAGCTATAGGCCTATCGATCCTTCGGAAGCTGCTGGGTTCATCATTGATTATGCGATCAGCAAACGACAGCAGTGCTTTAAGATAACAAAATGCTCTGCAAGCCTAAagaatggtttaaaaaaatagtctGGAATGTGAACGACAAAGCAGTCAAGCTTAAATGCacgtattaaaataaaatatattctgTCTTGTGTAACTGCAAcgttaataataagaataataatttctgatttttattgtggttaaaactgattttattatgttgttctatttgtgtgtgtgtgtggggggggggttatgaaCAGATTTGtcctcaataaataaataccatattAAAATACACTGTCATTCCAAACTGTAGGCACCATTTTAtgtgacattttattattaactctctaacaagatctcagtgtatagactggtcatatatctcatctcgtttcatattatctacatactgtattgcatataACTCtgtgaaaaactgttgattttgttaatgcttgagttgtttatattgtttatttttctatattgtgtattttgtactgcttaactgactctgtactcttgctgctgtgcaatacaaatttccccactgaggggcgaataaaggcatatcttaatcttaattttttctacacacatgtacacagatTCCAAGACAAACTATGCGTTAAATATACACATTAGTCCATTTTTGTAAGctgaaaatacaacataataggagacaacacaacaaaactaCCACCCGGCATTGTGTTTGACCGTTTCCTGtgtctaatatatttttttaaaaactagaATAACTTTTCCCTTACGAGTTCCTACACTAAAATTCCAGGTAAATTAGAGAAGCCGGGGAATGAGAGACTTTCCAGCATCCATCAAGCCAGCACAGCGACCAATAAGCTGCATTGGCCGGCTGGCTGAGCACAGATGACGAATTTGCTGCAATGCCAGGCTTCGGTAATTCATTTTCGATAGCGGTGCTTGCCGGGATCAATAGAGAGACATTAACCCAAGCGGACACTGTTGTTGTCTTCATGATAGCAGAAGCCAAAagtcaccaccatcatcatcacctacCCTCGTTTTTGGAGTCCATGTGCCAACTATGTGGTCCACTTCAGAGCATCTTAGAGACGGCTTTGACTTATACTGCAGGTAATCATTTCATGCAATTTGCTCATAAGTGATGCCAACTGCTTTGgtggggctttttttttgcagtcgaAATCTTAATGGTCTCATTATTTTTGCATAACATCGGCATACACACCACCTATACTCATTTATAAGAGCCTGCTAATAAACTAAAACAAGCAAGCATACGCAGTATATACAGGCTAAGTGTAGTGTATAGTTCAAATGCATTTAGATTGTTAAGGTTCCTGCACTACATTTTAAACCTTATTATATTGACAAGTTGTTTCCCCTCTGGACGCACGAGTGCAGCGTAATAGTGGATTCATTTACCTCACTATTTTTAGGGTGGGAATGGGAAAACGTCAGGTAAATTCAATACCCTTCCTCATCCTGCGCATGGGCAATCCATTTCCTGAATCCAAACGTGTTGCTgcatctatataaaacatatacacacatatttgCAGTAGTCACCTGGCTACATCCACGCATTTCCTGCACAATCCATACACACTTTGACAGTGATGGATCACTGATCACAATGACGTCACGGAGTATATAAGCTTCAGTGGAAGCTGTCAAATTATGGATTCGACGCTAATATTTTCCGGGAAAAATAGGCCTCAAAAGTCAAGagttaaaacaaaacacaacaaaacattcaGTGAGACTTCAGCTCTGTGAGCATCTAAAGCAGGGTTCCTCAGACTGGTCAGGCCGCCAAAGAGGTCGGGGTATATTTTTATGGATTTGCTGATTGTCAGTAAGTAAAATGCTGAAATCTATTTTATTGATCATGGAGGCTATATTAGGACAATCACAGCTtgcattattaaaatgtataacactaataataataatgggtttGATTTACATAGTGCTTTTCTTGTCAAACTCAtggtaatatattttattacgtGTGACAATGTATACCAAAAATACCAAATTTCTAAATGTGGGTCTTGAGTTAATATGCAAATTCTGAAAAAACCTGATGAACAAGTGTGAgctgcctttttaaaaaaaaatgttttaaaccaTTTTTTGAATAGGATTCTACCACGAAAAGGTATTAATGGtggttatttttattacattgatGGCAAATAACATAATGAGGCATTTAACttttactaaataataataacaataataataacatcagtACAATGTCAGTAGTAGTAttgataaaaacaatatattacaaaaatcaTGAGAGtttccatatgggcactcatgCACACTCAAACAAAGCACAAAAGCTGCTCCAGTGAGCAAAAATGTgatgatagccatagaacaggaaatggaacttGAGTCTATACTATGCAATACAAGGCTTAACAGCTCAGTACAActaatcaaaaatatatattatattacaaaaatgacaaactgAAAACCGGTCAATGGCTCGAACGATATGAGCACTAGTGCTCCCTTCGTGCAGGCCCTAAAGCTTCTGTGGAGTTCTAATAGTTTATTTGCTGTGCTTGCACAAATGCGGTTAAAAGTTTTGCCAAATTTTGCACACACCATGTGAACGTTATTATCATGCAGCTCTCAAATCCAATAAACGCTTTTTAGCATGATGAGATTAAGCACCTTTTGGCAAAGGGGAACATTGTGATGAttaccatagaacaggaaatagaATTTATACGACTTTGGCCACatagtgcaatataaataacacaattattaaaaatatgtctCATAAACAGCACAAATTGAAAAACTGTCAGCGGTTCATAACATATGGACACTCGTGCACCCTCCATTGCTCTAAAGCATGcaagttaataataatagaatgtTTACCTGCTTACACAATTGCAGTTAAAGGTCACATTTTTGGTACATTTACAACACACCATGGGTCTGAAATCCATGACTCTCAAATCCATTATTTGCTTTTTTAGCTTAAGTAATTACGCGCCTCTTAGCAAAAAGGAAAAGTACAATGATTATCAGAGGAAATGGAAGTTATATGACTCTGgccacaaaaataacacaattatttaaaagatatgttcacaaaaataaatttgaaaaacTAAGATATGAGCACTCGTGCAACCTCTGCAGACTCTCAAGCTGCTCAGGAGTTCCAATGGAGTGTTTTCTGTGCTTACACAATTACGGTTAAAGGTTACCTTTTGTGCACATTTTGCACAAACCATCCCTAAATAACATATAATGCATCTCTCAAATTCAagatttagttttttaatgtgAATATGATGATTGGTAAAAAGTAAAACTgcgatgataaccatagaactagAAATTGAACTGGTCTGACTGCTCAGGAAAGAGCAATTCGAATGAGATGACCACTCCTGCATGTTCCATTAAGGTCCCAAAGCCGTTAAAGGTAAATATGTGTGCATATTTTGCACACACCATGCTTGattgatatactgtatggcACAACACTCTCAAAttcaatatttactttttagcatgaataaatgatgcaCTTGTTGGTGATTAAAGTCACCcggcaataacaataaatatcgAATGTTTAAAACTCTACAAGGTATTAATATTTAACCCTTCACCCCAATGCCTGCACCACGTGCTCCTTAATGCTATCAAAAAGTCCACCCCTTGTTTGTTATCCTCCTCAAAGTAAACGTTGCACATTCAAAGCTGTGGATTActcaagaatgtttttttttatcttaactAGTGCCGCCTAATGCAATCTTCAGGCAGGAATTTGAGGTTCAGTTTGGGGTCCATGATCACACGATGAAGTGACGTCACGTTGACCCCCTCCCTTAGACAGAGTGGACAAGAGCGCGCGAGTTGGAGGATACACCACTGGGGCACGCACATGCGCACAGGCTGGCGGTAATCTCAGcatccacacgcacacacacacacacacacacacacacacacacttgcaagcATACAGACAGAGTGAGGAGAGAAAGGAGAGAGCAGCGGAAGGTgcagggaggagagagagagagaaaggaagACATCGCAGAGAGCGGCGCCACTAGGAGAGGACCATGCTGGATTGACTGCACAGAAGCAACCACAATCAATGGCTCGCCTTTGAAATCGTTCAAAAATTATCGGAAAGGAGTGGAGCGGGAAAAAAAACGAGcgacgagagagagagagcgagagagtggGGTGGAATTAAAGATCCCCCCTTTTTTCCTACCCCAAACATGGAGCTTACAATGGAGAACATTGGTAACCTGCACGGCGTGCCCCACTCCCACCAAAGCGGCGACCTCATGAACTCCCCCCATGCACGACAGTCGTCGGCGTCCCACCGGAACTTGGTGTCCTCTCACGGCCGCTCGGCTATGGTGTCCAGTATGGCCTCCATCCTGGAGGGGGCCGGTGACTACCGTACGGACCACGCACTCTCCGGGCCCTTGCACCCGGCCATGACCATGTCGTGCGACTCGGGCATGAGCCTGAGCAGCACCTACACCACGTTGACGCCGCTACAGCACCTGCCACCCATCTCGACAGTGTCGGAGAAGTTCCACCACCCGCACCCGCAcgctcaccaccaccacccggcGCACCAGCGTCTGGCGGCGGGCAACGTGAGCGGCAGCTTCACGCTGATGAGGGACGACCGCAGCCTCGCCTCCATGAGCAACCTCTACGGCCACTACCCGAAGGACATGTCCGGCATGGGCCAACCTCTGTCGCCGCTCTCTAACGGTCTCGGGCCTTTGCACAGCTCACAGCAATCCCTTGGCGCCTACGGCCCGGGAGCTCACCTCTCCAACGATAAGATGCTCTCCGCTGGGGGGTTCGACTCCCACGCAGCCATGCTCTCCAGAGGTGAGGAGCACTTGGCGCGGGGCCTCGGTGGCCACGGAGCCGGGCTCATGTCATCCCTGAACGGCATACACCACCACAGCCATCCGCACTCTCAGGCAAACGGCTCCATGCTGTCAGACCGGGACCGGCAGACGGTGGTGGGGGGAGCTCAGGGGGGAGGCTCCGGCCAGGTGGAGGAGATCAACACCAAAGAGGTGGCACAACGAATAACGGCCGAGCTCAAGCGCTACAGCATCCCGCAGGCCATATTCGCCCAGAGGATCTTGTGCCGCTCCCAGGGAACTCTGTCCGACCTGCTGCGGAACCCTAAACCGTGGAGTAAACTCAAGTCCGGCCGGGAGACCTTCAGGCGAATGTGGAAGTGGCTCCAGGAGCCAGAGTTCCAGCGGATGTCGGCGCTGAGGCTTGCAGGTGAGTGACGAGGCAGCGCACCGCTCAACTTCACAGCCCGAACCCGATCAATTAGGAGTCAATGTGGCGAGACTGTCAATGACGGCTCAAACAGACATTACTGCGAGTTATTAGTCGATTATATCGAGTAAAACTTGGTTGTGAGTTAAATGTTGGCCTGTGGGAAGAGTGAGGGGCTTGATTTTGTTTGATTGATGTAGTGTAAACACGTGGAGAGGTCTGGTACAAAGATAAACAAAATTATTCTTTTTATATGAATTTATGAAATCACCTAATCCTTTTAGTCTTATGCAACCATGGTACAAACAAGATCGTACTTTGCACCTAGAACAATCAAATCTATG is a window of Doryrhamphus excisus isolate RoL2022-K1 chromosome 5, RoL_Dexc_1.0, whole genome shotgun sequence DNA encoding:
- the onecut3a gene encoding hepatocyte nuclear factor 6; this encodes MELTMENIGNLHGVPHSHQSGDLMNSPHARQSSASHRNLVSSHGRSAMVSSMASILEGAGDYRTDHALSGPLHPAMTMSCDSGMSLSSTYTTLTPLQHLPPISTVSEKFHHPHPHAHHHHPAHQRLAAGNVSGSFTLMRDDRSLASMSNLYGHYPKDMSGMGQPLSPLSNGLGPLHSSQQSLGAYGPGAHLSNDKMLSAGGFDSHAAMLSRGEEHLARGLGGHGAGLMSSLNGIHHHSHPHSQANGSMLSDRDRQTVVGGAQGGGSGQVEEINTKEVAQRITAELKRYSIPQAIFAQRILCRSQGTLSDLLRNPKPWSKLKSGRETFRRMWKWLQEPEFQRMSALRLAACKRKEQEQHKDRNTAPKKQRLVFTDLQRRTLIAIFKENKRPSKEMQITISQQLGLELSTVSNFFMNARRRCVDRWHDDHGTSPGQPGTSATTFSKA